In a genomic window of Orcinus orca chromosome 12, mOrcOrc1.1, whole genome shotgun sequence:
- the LYRM2 gene encoding LYR motif-containing protein 2 — protein sequence MAASRLPPATLTLKQFVRRQQVLLLYRRILQAIRQVPNDSDRKYLKDWAREEFKRNKSATEEDTIRMMITQGNMQLKELEKTLALARS from the exons ATGGCAGCTTCCCGCTTACCCCCAGCGACGCTAACGCTAAAGCAG TTCGTGAGAAGGCAACAAGTTCTCCTCCTCTACAGAAGGATTTTGCAGGCAATTCGGCAAGTTCCAAATGATTCTGATCGCAAATACCTGAAGGACTGGGCAAGGGAAgaattcaaaagaaacaaaagtgccACCGAAGAG GATACAATCCGGATGATGATTACTCAAGGCAATATGCAGCTCAAAGAGTTAGAAAAAACACTTGCTTTAGCCAGATCTTAA